The sequence CTGGTCAGGCCACATATCTTGAACATCACCGCCATTCTGGTCGTCGTCGCTTATATTATTCTTCAAAGCAATTTTTACGATTAGCTGATCAGCTAATGCTTGGTGAGTTTGACGACCACCATTACTCCCCACAAGCGGTTATTTATAAGGCTCGAGATTTAATGAATGATGGCACCCTGATCCCAAAGTCGGTTGTAACTTTATATCAATGGATTAATGAGGGTGTGCTTCGTACGTCCAATTTAGACCTCTTTGAAAAACCTAAACGTAAGCATCATCAAACTCATCCGCAAGCTAAAAGGTGCTTAGGGCCTAATATTGCTCAACGACCTCAAACTGCGGACCAACGGTCCGAAATTGGCCATTGGGAACTGGATACAGTTCAGGGACAGAAAAACGGTAATGACAGTGTTGTACTAGTAATGACTGATCGCCTTTCACGAGTTAATATCACGAGTAAAATTGCTGGTAAAACTGCGCATGCAGTAAATCAGTTCTTTATAAATTTGCGCCAGAAAATGGGCACAGATGCTTACTATCGCATTTTTAAGACAATAACCTCTGACAACGGTTCAGAATTTAGTGAGTTAACACAAGTTCACGATCATGTTTTCTATGCTGATCCGTATTCCCCTTGGGAACGTGGATCCAATGAGATCAATAACCGGTTTCTCCGCAAGGAGATTACCAAAGGTGAAGCTATAAATAACTATAGTAGTGCTCAGATCATAGCG comes from Limosilactobacillus sp. and encodes:
- a CDS encoding IS30 family transposase, with translation MTHLNDTMSTILLTTHKKNAHLTKEERVMIATLKSQGLSNRAIGRQLGVNHQTINNELNRGTVRQLRRQKSNGKIYEYSYYIYSYEAGQATYLEHHRHSGRRRLYYSSKQFLRLADQLMLGEFDDHHYSPQAVIYKARDLMNDGTLIPKSVVTLYQWINEGVLRTSNLDLFEKPKRKHHQTHPQAKRCLGPNIAQRPQTADQRSEIGHWELDTVQGQKNGNDSVVLVMTDRLSRVNITSKIAGKTAHAVNQFFINLRQKMGTDAYYRIFKTITSDNGSEFSELTQVHDHVFYADPYSPWERGSNEINNRFLRKEITKGEAINNYSSAQIIATNDWMNHYPRAMFNGHSSMDIYRKAFYQEISQLHQPIINWSVLFI